The DNA region CGTAAATTATGGTTATACCCGCAGAAATTTTCAGCCAAATTGGACATAATCCTTTTAAGCTTTTGCCAAAAAACCACTCATCCCCTTGTCGTATATCGTAAGTCAGCAGCAATCTTACCCCTGTCGATAAAACCATACAAATATTCAATATAATTGCTGCGGCATTAGAAGGGAAATCTAAACAAAGGAATATGGAAACATATGCAAATAAACTTGCTAAAAAACCTAACAAATCAAACCACAATAAAACTACCATTCAACTCTCTCCTAATTTATGTTCAGGTGTTTATGAAGTTTTTTCTGTTTCCTTCGGCGCAAAAATGCTTGTCAAAATCAGCAACCCCACCGCAACGGTCAGCATTGAATCGGCAATGTTAAACGCGGGAAAATGATGGTCACCGTAATAAAAATCCAGAAAATCTCGCACCCTGCCGTTGTTGAAAATCCGGTCGTACATATTTCCGCATATACCGGCGGCAAACAAGCCCAATGCAATTACAACAATCATCTGCAATTTACGGCTAAAAAGGAAAATCCCCAGCACAACCATTATCGCGATAATGGAAATAACAACAAGCGTAACTCGTTTGTCGGACGCAATGCCCCACGCCGCTCCGCGATTTTCCACCATTACAAACTGAAACAGACCGTTGACAACACTGTAACACTGTGAAGGAAGATTTTCGAGCCATTTGAACATAAGCGATTTGCTGATTAAATCAGAAGCCAAACCAATGAAGAAAATCGGCCAGAAAATCAGATGTGCTGTCAATGTTTTATGCATTTCAAAATTCATATTTAGAATTTGTTTTTAAGTCTTTGTTAAACACAAGCACAAGTCGATTTATATTAAATATCAAAATTAAAATATCAAAATGACAAATCAAAATTCAAATATAATTTTGACAACGCTTTTTCACCATTGTCATTTTGATTTTTAATTTTTGATTTTTTCGACGAACAAGTCGGTATCATTCACGCTGTGGTATTAATATTTAGTTATTTTTCCGGCTGGTATTTTCTGTAAAGTTTCAGCAAATTATCCTGTGCCGGGTTCAAATCCAGAGACTTGCTCCAGTGAGTAAGTGCCTTCTGTTTTAAATCGTTGGCATCCGCAGACTCGAAACTATCCTGAATTCTATACTTCATCATATACGCAACGCCGAGGCCTTTTTGTGCACGCCAATCATCAGGACTAACCGCAACGGCTTTTTCATAGCTGCCGACCGCGAGGTCAACTTCGCGCAGTTTCAAATAAACATAGCCCAAATGTCTGAACGCCAGAGTGTTCTGCGGCTCGGTCGCGACAACCGATTCGAGATACGAACGTGCTTCCTCGAGTTTACCTGCCTGCAAATACGCCGCGCCGAGCGAGAACATCGTATTGGGATCGCTGCCGTCGAGTTCGAGCGATTTTTTGTACGACTCGATAGCCATTTCATTATCTTTGCGGGCGGTATAAATATCGCCCATCAACTTTTCAATATCGCTGTCTGTCGGGTCGAGGTCTTTGGCCGTCTTGCCGAATTCCAGTGCCGATTCGTAATCGCCAATCTTATAATACGACTCGGCTGCACTGCACAGTGCCGATGTATTCTGCGGGTCGAGCGAACAGGCCTTTGCGTAAGCGCCGGCCGCCGAGTTGAAATCCTCCATACCGCGATATGCCCTGCCAAGATTGCAGAAATCGTCGAACGACCACGGATTCAATTCGGTCGCTTTTTTGTACGCTCCAACGCTTTCGTTGAACCTGCTCTGACGGAGATAAATATTGCCCATCAGAGAATACGCAAGTGCGAAATCAGGTTTGCTCTGAACAGCCTCATTCAGTTTGGAGATAGCCAAATCAGGATTATTCGTCTCGCTCAAAGTGATAGCGTCAACATAAAGACTTACGGACGGGTCTTTTTGGGCGGTCTGCTTGGCTGACTTTTGAGCCTTTTCAGTTTTGGCGGGCTTTTCAACCTTCGCAACCTTGTCAGCTTTATCTGTTTTGACAGATTCTTCGCAGCCGACGAAAAGAAACGCACACATTACCAAAACTAACAGCCGAAAAACATTGAACCGTAGCTTTTCAGACATTTGACAATCCTTTCATCTTACGTTTAGTACTATTTTGCATCCAGAATAAAACCTCGGCCAATTATAACAAAGCAAAACCTGCTGTCAAAACGTTTTATGAAAAAATATAATAATATAAAAGTACGCGATGCACGCAAAGTTGTTCTTGCAAAAACAGGTTTTTAAGGATATAAATGCGGCTGTTGTTTATTTAATAAGTTCAAGGAATAAAATGAGATACAGCAAAGCGCTTATACCAACGGTCAAAGAAGTACCCTCCGATGCGGAGATTCCGAGTCATCAGTTGATGATTCGCGCAGGATTAATGCGTAAACTCGCCAGCGGAACATATACTTACCTGCCTTTGGGCTGGAAAATTTTGACAAAAATTATGAACATCGTGCGTCAGGAAATGAACGCAAGCGGCGCACAGGAAATTCTTATGCCATCCGTTCAACCGATGGAGCTTTGGCAGCAGACCGGCAGAAGTGTCGATTACGGTCTGACAATGGCACACTTCACCGACCGCCATGGCAGGGAAAACGTACTTGCTCCTACCGCCGAGGAAGTCGTAACGAATCTCGCTGCCGGCGAAATAAATTCGTACAAACAGATGCCGATGAATATCTATCAAATCAGCTTCAAATTCCGCGACGAGTTCCGCCCGCGTTTCGGCGTTCTGCGTTCGCGCGAATTCATAATGAAAGACGCATATAGTTTCCACGCGGACGAAAAAAGTCTCGATGAAACCTATAAAGTAATGTACGAAACATACAAAAGAATCTTCAGCAAATGCGGCCTGAAGTACGCGATTGTCGAAGCCGAGTCCGGCGAAATGGGCGGCAGCGGTTCGCACCAGTTTACAATCCCCTGTGAATCAGGCGAAGACGTCATTGTTCAAACCGAAGACGGCAGCTACGCAGCGAACATCGAGAAAGCCCCCGTCGATGCCCTGCCCGCAGTCGCAAGAAACAAAACATATAAACCCGTCGAAGAAATTCACACTCCGAACCAGAAAACAATCACGGAGATTTGCGAATTTCTGAAAGTTGACGCCAAAACGCTAATTAAATCGCTCGTTTACAAAAGCGGCACGGAAATAATCCTCGCTCTTGTCCGAGGCGATTTCGAAATAAATCCTGAAAAGCTCCGTTCAACTGTCGGCAAATCAATAGAGCTGGCGGACGAGAACACCATTAAAACGCTGACTGGCGCAGAAGTCGGTTTTGCCGGCCCGGTTGGTCTGACGCAGAAAATCAACAAACTCATCATCGACCATTCGGTGCTGACGATTGAAACAGCCGTTACCGGCGCAAACAAGACCGATTACCATATTAAGAACGTCGTGCCGGGCAGAGATTTCCCGATTGAAGGCAAAAATATAATTGTCGCTGACGTTCGCAACGCTGTCGATGGCGATACATATCGCGGCATAAAACTTACATTCAAAAGAGGCATTGAAGTCGGACAGGTTTTCAAACTCGGAACAAAGTATAGCGCAAAACTCAACGCGAAATTCCTCGATAAGGATGGAACGGAAAAGCCGTGCATTATGGGCTGCTACGGCATCGGCATTAACAGAATCGCAGCGTCAGCTATTGAAACGATGTACGATAAGGACGGCATTATCTGGCCGATTAACATCGCGCCGTATGAAGTGATTATCGTACCGGCAGGCAACACAGAGCCGGTTCTCGCCGCGGCCGAGAATTTATATAACGAATTGAAAGCTGCCGGCGTTGAGGTATTGATTGATGATAGAGACGAACGCGGCGGCGTGAAATTCAAGGACGCTGATTTGATTGGTATTCCGATTCGGATTACAATCGGCGCAAAATCAATCGCCGAAGGAAACGCGGAAATAAAACTCCGCAGGGAAGCCGAAAACAAAAAAGTCGCTCTTGCTGAAGTAAAAGCAAATATTCTAACGATCATTGAAAACTTAAAAAACGAGTGCTGATAACAATGAAGTGTCCGGAAAAATCGGACAGTTGAAACAGCAAAACAGCTGATAAAAGTTATAAAAGAAACTCTGTGTTCTCTGTGAACTCTGTGGCTATAAATGTGGACGCTTAAAAAACCTGACCCGGTAAAATTAGTTGTCGGCATACTTGCCTGCGACGAGAAATCGTTGGCGGTATCGGTCGATATGCTCAAGGCAAAGTTCGGCGTCTGTGATTTTGAAAGTCCGACCTGGCCGTTTACGCATACGAAATATTATGCCAACGAAACCGGAACTGCGATTGTGAAAAAGTACATAGCGTTTGAAAGTTTGATTTCGCCGGACAAGATGGCGGACATCAAACTCAAGACGAATAAAATGGAAGAAAAACTGGCGAAAATGCTCGGTTCAAATTTGAGCAGGCCGGTAAATCTCGACCCCGGTTACATGGAGCCGTCGAAATTAGTACTGGCAAGTACGAAAAATTTTTCGCACAGAATTTACATCGGCAAAAAAATATGGGCAGAAGTTACGCTCGTTTACAGTAAGAAATGGATTTCGTTCGATTATACTTTCCCTGACCACAAGGAAGACCGCTATCACGCGTTTTTCAGTCAGGTTCGGGAAAGAATCGTAAAACAATTACATTGCGTTTAAAAAATTGTTAGCCTCTCGATTTATTCGAGGGGTTCATAATCCGCCGCAGGCGGATTATGATCATGGACGTTTTTTTGTATGAATTAAGGCAATAAATTATGGCAGAATCATTAGCTGTGTTTTGTGTGCTTTGTTTTGTAACGGCATTTACGATGTCGCTGCTGTTGACTATTCCATCGAAAAGATTCGCGGTCAAAAGAGGCCTGATATCACATCCCAAAGACGACCGTTTCCACAGCAAAGCCATACCGATGGGCGGCGGAATTGCGATTTTCTTTACAATGCTCATTCTGTGTCTGTCGGCGGTTGTTTTTATTAAGCTGCTTGTTCACGATGGCACAACAAGCCTTTTCGGCAGAAATTTCGAACTGTACATCGAAGGTTTCGCCGGCAAATTTAACGAACTCCTCATAATCCTCGGCTGCGCAGCGATTTTATTCGTTCTTGGACTTTGGGACGATTTTAAAAACCTCAAGCCCATACACAAACTTATCGTCGAGTTCGCCGCGGCATTTACTGTCGCGTATTTTGCGGACGTGCGAATGGAATTTTTTATCGACAGCAGAATCTACGCATCCGCGTTAAGCTCGATATGGCTCGTACTCATCATAAATGTATTCAACTTTCTCGATAATATGGATGGCGCAAGCGCAGGAATCGCCGCGATTGTCTCGATGATTATTTTCATCGTGGCGACACTTTCGCAGCAGGCGTTTGTCGCCGGTTTTTCGATGATGCTGGCAGGCACACTGACCGGATTTTTGATTTTCAATTTTTGCCCCGCCTCGATTTTTATGGGCGACGCCGGCTCGCTTGTCATCGGTTTTTTCATTGGTATGCTGACAATGAAAACGACATATTATAACGAAGCCGAAGACATTCGCTGGTATATCGTGTTAATGCCGCTGGTCATACTGGCGATACCGCTTTATGATTTTATCAGTGTAACCGCCCTGCGTCTGCATCAGAAGAAAAGTCCGTTTGTCGGCGACACACAGCATTTTTCACACAGACTAAAACGTCGCGGCCTGAACGAAGTGCAGACCGTTCTGATGCTTTATCTGGCTACAATCACCACAGGCCTTGGCGCCGTAGTGCTCAAGGAATCAACCTGGCCTTACGGGTTGCTGGTGTTCCTGCAAACTGTTATGGTGCTGGCGATAATCGCCGTCCTCGAATCAACAGGTAATAATGAAAAAAAACATACAAAATAAACTATCCGCTCCGAATATTTTCTTCGTTCTGTTTCTCTGTATAATCGCTTTCAGATTAAGTTTCACAGAAAACATCTCTATCGATTCTTTCAGTCTGGCAGGGATATATTTCGATAATCTCATCAGCATTATTATTTCCTGCGTTTTGATAATCGCCTCGGTAGCCTGGTTTTCGGTTTTATTCTGGAAAGGCAAAACCTATAAATACAGCGGACTTGAAATTGGCGCTGTAATCTTTTTGGCTGCTGCCGTTATCAGTTTCTTCTGCGCATCCAACAAAAGAGCTTCGCTGAATGATTCATTAACAATATTAGCTGTCATAACCTCGGCGATTACGCTCGTACAGCTTCTGGACAGCGAAACAAAAAAGAAAATCCTGCTGTTTTTCATTATTGCCGCTGCGATTTTGAATGTGTACCAGTGCATTGACCAGAACACCACCGGCAACAAAATGATGATAGAAGAATACAAGGCCAACCCAAAACAGCAGCTTCAGGCTCTCGGCATCGAACCGGATACGTTTGCGCAAATGCTCTACGAACACAGACTGAACTCCAAAGACGTCAAGGGCTTTTTCTCCACAAGCAACAGCGCAGGCAGCTTTTTTAATCTGGCATTATTTTCAGCTATTGCCGTTTTTGCCGGCGGAATTAAAAAACACAAAAAAGATTTAAAGACCATTGCTTTCCCCGTGATTATTATTGCGGTGCTCATTTTGGGATTGATTCTAACGGCCAGCAAAGGGGCGTTAGTGTCTCTCGCCATTGCACTTTTTGTTTTGTGCTGCATTTATTTGTTTGGAAAATTTATCAATCGGCACAAAGTATTAATCATCGGCGCCGCTACCGCTGTGTTTATCGGCGCAGTTTTGCTTATGATTTCTTACGGCATCAGGCACGATACCCTGCCGGGCGGCAACTCGATGCTTGTAAGATGGGAGTACTGGACGGCCGCAAGTGAATTAATCGCGGATAATTTCTTCACCGGCATCGGCGGCAACAATTTCGGCACTCATTACACGCAATACAAAGCCGCGAAATCGCTCGAAACAGTCCGCGATCCTCATTGCTTTATATTAACGATATTCAGTGGTTATGGCATCATCGGCCTGACAGGCTTCCTGACCTGCCTGCTTGTTCCGGTTTTCAGGGCCATGAAAAAAACATCGCAAATAGGCGACAACACAAAAAATATTTCTGAAACACTGAAAAAAGTCGCGATACCTGCGGTTTTAGTTCTGATATGTTTACGGCCGTTAGCAATCAGAAGCGGACTCGGCTCGCAAATCGATGTAATGATTTATGTTGTTGCCATGCTGTATGTCGCGCCCGTTTTTCTCTTTGCGGTAGTACTGTGGGTAATCGCCAGAAGCAAAAAATGCTGCGAAGAATTTTCGATTAAACGCGCCGCTCTGCTTTGCGGAATTTTAGCGGTCGTTCTGCACAATCTCATCGATTTCGGCATTTTTGAGCCGGGCATTTTAATGTCGTTATTCGCCGTTATCGCCTTGACAGCGTCTTATGACGAGCATCATATTGTGCAGTTGAAAATGAAATATAAATATATTCCGTTGAATTTAACAATCGTGATTTGCGCGGTTTGCTTTTGGCTTTTCATAATACCGGCGGGTAAAACTGCGGTAAACGTCGAGACCGCCAAAAAAATTTCCTCTTACGGTTATCTCGAACAGGCCGCCGTTTTGGCCGCCGACGCGATGGACGCCGATGTTTTGAATCCTTCTGCCGCGAATCTTAAAGGTACGATTGAAAGGTATCTCTATCAGGCTAATCCGCCGGAAAACAAAGCAAAACTTATGGATGCGGAAAAGTCCTTTATGACGGCAATCGACAGAGACCCTGCCGATTTTAAAAATTATGAAAAACTTTCAGAAGTGTATCAATTGCTTGCCGAGGCCAATCCTGACCGGTGTGCCAAATGGTTCCAGAAGGCTCTTGACGCCCTAAATCAGGCCATAATACGGTATCCATCAGGCAGCGAACTGCATCTCAAGGCCGCGGCACTCGCGCAGCAGTTGAATGAAACAGACGAGGCAATTGAGCATTACATCCAGACAATAGCGATTGAAGACGCTTACCGCGAAGAGTTTAAAATTATGTATCCGGACAGGGAAATGTTCAGCAGAATCGGAGAAATTAATTATAATTTCGCCAAACAAAGGCTCGAACAATTAAAAGAAAAATAGTCGTTTATAGTGTTTAGCCCTGCCAACATTACAATCCCCCTTGCGGGAACATTGGCAGGGTTTATAAAATAAAAAAAATGGGATAATTATGAAATTAAAAATGTTTATACTGTTATTGTTTACGGCGGTCTGTTTTGCCGGGCCGGATATGACAAAATCGGTAGTAATGATTCAAATTGTAAAACAGCCTTACGATTATGCCACGCCATGGAAGCAGACGTCCATTTCACAGGGCGTCGGCTCCGGCTTTATCATCGAAGGCAACAGAATCCTAACAAACGCGCACAACATCTCCGACAGCCGGTTTATTATTGTCAAAAAAGAAAATTTCGCGAAAAAATATCCCGCAACGGTCGAGTTCGCCGGCCACGACTGCGATTTAGCGATTTTAAAAATCGCGGACGAAACCTTTTTCGATGGAATGCAGCCATTGGCAATTGGCGGTCTTCCAGAAGTCAACCGTACAGTCGAAACTTACGGTTTTCCGATGGGCGGCACTCATATAAGCGTAACGAAAGGCATTGTCTCACGAATTCAGACCGATATGTACGCACACAGCGGTGCGGACGGCCATCTTGTAGTCCAGACCGACGCGGCAATCAATCCCGGCAACAGTGGCGGCCCGGTAATACTTGACGGCAACGTCGTAGGCGTCGCTTTTCAGGGTATCCGGCAGGCCGACAACATCGGCTATATGATTCCGACAACAATAATTAATCATTTTCTGCTGGATGTAAATGATGGCAGATATGACGGCTTTGGCTCGCTGGGCGTAAGCATTTTTGAAGGTCTGCACAACGAAAGTTACAAGGAATATCTCAACCTGCCAGCCGATACCGAAGGCGTCGTTGTTACAGCGGTAACACTCAACAGTTCTGCGGAAAACGTACTGCGGAGAAACGACTGCATTACACAAATCGATAATTACGCTCTTGACAACGATGGCATGATTGTGATTTACGGCCAGAAGTATTCGCTTTCCGAAGCGGTCGAAGCGAAACAAATCGGCGAAACTGTAGATGTCGTTTTCTGGCGCGACGGCAAAAAGCAAACCGGTCAATTAACAATTCAGCTCAACAGGCCGGTGTTCGAGTTCGCCAGATTATATGATGCTCGTCCGCCTTATGTCTGCTTTGCGGGTCTTACGTTCGTATCGGCAAACAGAAACTTTCTCGAAACTTGGGGCCGTGAATGGATGAAAGATATTCCGCATATCCTGCGTTATCTCATGAGCGAATCACAAACGCTCAACACCGACAAGCTGCGAAAGGAATATGTAGTGCTTTCCGAGATATTGCCCGACCAGATAAATCTCTACGACGGCGATTTTCTCAATAAACCGCTTGAAAGCATCAACGACCAGCCTGTAAGAAGCCTCGAAGATGTGCGCAAAGCGTTCAGGAACAAAGACTGCGAATTTTTTATCGTAAAGTTTATAAGCTCCGATATCCCGCTGCTTTTGGACGCCAAACAGGCTCATCAGCAGAACGACGCGATTTTGAAAAAATATAATGTACCGTCATGGACTTATCCGGAGGAGCAGTTATGAAAAAGACATTTATAATTATTTTGATTTGTGTTTCATCTTTTTCCGTTTTTGCAAAAGACATTTCGGAAAAATTAAAAGATTCGATTGTATATCTTCAGATTACATATCACGGTTACGGACAATATACGCCGTGGAAGACTTCTGAATTATCGGAAGGTTTCGCGGTCGGCTGCGCAGTTGACGGCAATAAGGTTATCACCATCGCATCGAGCGTCGCCGACGCCAAGCTAATACAGGCCAGAACGGCAAACCAAAACGATTTCATCCCCGCCCAAATTTTGACCGTAGATTATGAAAGCAACCTCGCGTTGATTGAGCTGGATTCAAATTCGCTTACAAAACCGTTCAAGCCGCTTGCGTTCAGCGAAAAATACGTCAAAGGCGCCGGCGTCAGTTTCTACTGGCTTTCCGCCGACGGCAGAATGTACAACGGCAGAGGCTTTCTCGACAGAGTAACCGTCGAAAGCACCGCTGTCTTCTGTTCACAAACGCTTACGTTCGTTGCGGCAGGAATATCAGAAACGACGAATCTCGGACAATTATACTGCCTCGAAGACCGGCCTGTCGGCATCGCGAGCCTTTCCGGCAAGGAAAAAGAAGGCAATATCATTCCCGCTCAAATTATTAATCGCTTTTTGGCAGATGCCCGCAACGGCAAGTATAACGGAATAGCGATGAAAGGTTTCGAGGCATCCGCTCTGGTTGACCCGGCGATGCGAAAATATCTGAAAATACCCAATGATGTGCAGACCGGCGTTTATGTCGCGAACGTTTACACTATCGGAACCGGAAGCGACGTTCTCAAATCAGGCGACGTACTGCTCGGCATTGACGGATATTCAATCAATCCTTACGGAAGATACGAAGACCGGAGATTCGGCACGCTCGCATTCGACAGCCTCATAACCGGCAAAACCGCAGGCGACGCGATTACATTTGAAGTCTGGCGAGACGGCAAAAAACAAATTCTAAACGCCGTCGCAAAAAGATTCAACGCTTCCGATATGCTCGTGCCATGGTATGAATTCGACACACAGCCCGAATACGCGATTGTTGGAGGCTGCATCCTGCAGAAACTTACAAAAAGTTATATGGCAGGCAGAGGCGAAGACTGGCAGGGAAAAGTCGAGCCGCATCTTTATAATTATCTGATTAACGAAGCGTTCAAACCGACTGACCAGCGCAGAGACCTCGTAATTTTAAGTTACTGTATGCCGGCGAATATCAACATCGGCTATCAGAACTTGAGTCAGTACGTTGTCGATAAAATCAACGGAATGAAAATCTGCAGAATGAGCGACATCCCAAAAGCTCTTGCACTAAATCCTGATGCCAAATTTATCGTCATAGAGTTTGAAATGTCCCAGCCCGCGATTGTTTTAGACAGAAGTCAGCTCGATTACGCCGCTAATTCCATTGCTCAAGTTTACGGCATCGACAAAATGATGAATATAAAGTAGGAATACCAAACAATAAAATCAGTGAAATCTGCGTAATCTGTGATTATAAACGTTTGTAGGGTGGGCTTTAGCCCACGCAGTTAAAATATGAAAATTGAAATTTCTTACGGCAAAGGCAATATCGGTTTCGACATTCCGGAACAGAATCTGGCCGGCATTATCCGACCTGGAAAATCGCAGCCGCCATTAACCGCCGACCAAATTGACCGTGCAATATTAAATAATGAATTTACTCGCGCAGTCGAAAATAAGTATTTATGCGTACTCGTTCCGGATGGCACACGCGATTTGCCCATAAACACAGTCCTGCAATCGGCGGCAAAACTATTAAAACACGCCCGCCGTATCAGGTTCATCATCTGCACAGGCACACACAACGCCAAAACCGAACAGAATGATGTGTTGATTGAAAAAATCAGTTCGCTTATGAACGACCGCGGAATCAAAAACTTCGACATCGTCGCGCACGATTGCGAAAAAGCCGAATTCATCGACGCAGGTACAACGAGCAGACAAACGCATGTTTTGTACAACGCGGCAATTAAAGACGCCGAAATTTTCCTTGCGTTGAGCGATGTCAAGCATCATTATTTCGCCGGCTATTCGAATCCCGTAAAAAATCTCGTGCCCGGCGTATGCGCATACAAAACAACCGAGCAAAATCACAGTTTGAGTCTCGATGAGAACTCACACTTCGGCAAACATCCGTGGCACTTAAATAAAGATGTGAGAAACAATCCACTCGCCGCCGACCAGACCGAAGCGATGGAAAAAATCATCGGCGACCGACCGTTTTGGGCAATCACAATGATTAGCTCAAACAATAAAATCAACTGGCTGCAATTCGGCAAAGCGAAAGAAACAGCCGCCGCAGCCTTCGCAAAAGCGGATGAATGGAATATTTATAAAGTACAACCCGTTGAGCGAATGATTGTTTCGTGCGGTAAATCACCAAATGATATAGACCTTTACATCGCCCAGCGTGCGCTGGAACTTACAAAACAGGCGATAATCGACGGCGGAGAAATTTTGTTTGCCGCCGAGTGCGAAAAAGGCGTCGGCGCGGAACGCACAATGCCTCATTTCTGGAATTTACTGATTAAGCCGATGGATGAAATTTTCGCGCAGGTAAAAAATAAACCGTATAAATTATTCAGCCACAAGCCGCTGCGTTTTGCCGAGATGATTAAAAGACTGCGAAAGCTCTGGCTGTATTCCAAATTGCCTGCCGAGATGATAAAAGCCGCCCATCTGCACCCTGCCGAAAACATGCAAACCGTGATTGATGAATGGATAAAAGAAAAACCGAACGTAAAAATCCTCGTCGTTGGCGGTGCAAACAAGTTGGCCTTAAGAGTGTAATTCCCTCATTTCGCACAAATCCGTATTCAGCAGAAACGTTTTAAACGGTTCTTTTTTTAATATTGAAAAATTCAGCGGCGTGTATTCTTCATCGCCGTTTTCGATAACGAATTTATCTCTCGCCATCGCAGCCAATACCAGGCCGTTTGGCGTAAACGGACTGTAAAAATGCCGTCTTTTGTTTGATATGTAATATGCACCGCAGTATTGCCCTCTT from Planctomycetaceae bacterium includes:
- a CDS encoding lactate racemase domain-containing protein, whose product is MKIEISYGKGNIGFDIPEQNLAGIIRPGKSQPPLTADQIDRAILNNEFTRAVENKYLCVLVPDGTRDLPINTVLQSAAKLLKHARRIRFIICTGTHNAKTEQNDVLIEKISSLMNDRGIKNFDIVAHDCEKAEFIDAGTTSRQTHVLYNAAIKDAEIFLALSDVKHHYFAGYSNPVKNLVPGVCAYKTTEQNHSLSLDENSHFGKHPWHLNKDVRNNPLAADQTEAMEKIIGDRPFWAITMISSNNKINWLQFGKAKETAAAAFAKADEWNIYKVQPVERMIVSCGKSPNDIDLYIAQRALELTKQAIIDGGEILFAAECEKGVGAERTMPHFWNLLIKPMDEIFAQVKNKPYKLFSHKPLRFAEMIKRLRKLWLYSKLPAEMIKAAHLHPAENMQTVIDEWIKEKPNVKILVVGGANKLALRV